Proteins from one Gossypium raimondii isolate GPD5lz chromosome 8, ASM2569854v1, whole genome shotgun sequence genomic window:
- the LOC105792475 gene encoding uncharacterized protein LOC105792475: MMFQTPNSHESSQHGQALDPHEPQGYPEDYDSTCSTPYVSAPSSPGRAPGPGSINGGFFYSAPASPMHFAMTSVASIVSSTRPSSPDNSVPLGFEFEFSGRFGSSGLGQTGSMSSADELFLNGQIKPMKLSTHLERPQVLAPLLDLEHEEDEENEDVDNKARGRDLRLRDKSLRRRTRSMSPLRNDQNMCLDKGLSKQKADSKNHDDEEMYNETSASMSASSSRSSSAGRSSKRWVFLKDFLRSKSEGRSNNKFWSTISFSPTKEKKPGTKTSACVIQQSKEKPSNVSNGVSENQRSIKSKPVNGIGKGKRRVPPSPHELHYTANRAQAEEMRKKTFLPYKQGLFGCLSFSSKGYGAMNGLARALNPVSSS, translated from the coding sequence ATGATGTTTCAAACCCCAAACAGCCATGAATCAAGCCAACATGGCCAAGCCTTAGACCCCCATGAGCCCCAAGGTTACCCTGAAGACTATGATAGCACCTGTTCCACACCCTATGTTAGTGCTCCTTCAAGCCCTGGCCGGGCACCTGGACCAGGATCCATCAATGGCGGGTTCTTTTATAGTGCACCAGCTAGCCCTATGCACTTCGCAATGACCTCAGTAGCTTCAATTGTGTCATCAACCCGACCATCCTCCCCTGATAACTCAGTGCCTCTAGGTTTTGAGTTTGAGTTCTCTGGGAGATTTGGGTCTTCAGGGTTGGGTCAAACAGGGTCCATGAGCTCAGCTGATGAACTTTTCTTGAATGGACAAATCAAACCTATGAAGCTATCCACTCATTTGGAAAGACCTCAGGTTTTGGCTCCTTTGTTGGATCTTGaacatgaagaagatgaagaaaatgaagatgttGATAACAAAGCAAGAGGCAGAGATCTAAGGCTAAGGGATAAGTCTTTAAGGAGAAGAACAAGATCCATGTCCCCTTTAAGAAATGACCAAAACATGTGCTTGGATAAAGGTTTAAGCAAGCAAAAAGCTGACAGCAAGAACCATGATGATGAAGAGATGTATAATGAAACAAGTGCTTCAATGTCAGCTTCTTCTTCAAGGTCTTCTTCAGCTGGGAGAAGCTCAAAGAGATGGGTTTTCTTGAAAGATTTCctaaggagcaaaagtgaaggGAGAAGCAACAATAAGTTCTGGTCCACCATTTCATTCTCTCCaactaaagaaaagaaacctGGGACCAAAACCAGTGCTTGTGTGATTCAGCAATCTAAAGAGAAGCCAAGCAATGTGTCAAATGGGGTATCAGAGAATCAAAGGAGCATTAAGAGTAAGCCTGTGAATGGGATAGGGAAAGGGAAGAGGAGGGTTCCACCATCACCACATGAGTTGCATTACACAGCAAATAGAGCACAGGCTGAAGAAATGAGGAAGAAGACCTTTTTGCCTTATAAACAAGGCTTATTTGGGTGCTTGAGTTTTAGTTCAAAAGGTTATGGTGCCATGAATGGCTTAGCTAGAGCTTTGAATCCAGTTTCCTCCAGCTAA
- the LOC128043077 gene encoding uncharacterized protein LOC128043077 yields MEDFRHSSHHTTTGGSGGQNFEIIDANMFKYVNKVYFGRTHPSYGPSLFDQNPIDKKKKTRSSSSSSIRSWFNEPKMKRKMRLTKYKMYALEGKIKDSLKKGKKWIKKKYCKLVHGF; encoded by the coding sequence ATGGAAGATTTTCGGCACTCTTCCCACCATACGACGACTGGTGGAAGTGGCGGCCAGAACTTCGAAATCATTGATGCCAACATGTTCAAATATGTAAACAAAGTTTACTTCGGTCGAACTCACCCATCCTATGGTCCTTCTCTGTTCGATCAAAACCCGAtcgacaaaaagaaaaagacgcGGTCGTCGTCATCGTCGTCGATTAGGTCGTGGTTCAATGAACCGAAGATGAAAAGAAAGATGAGACTTACCAAGTATAAGATGTATGCCCTTGAAGGGAAGATCAAGGATTCAttgaagaaagggaaaaaatggaTCAAGAAGAAATATTGTAAACTTGTGCATGGTTTTTAA